The Blattabacterium sp. (Cryptocercus kyebangensis) region GTAATTTCAATTTTTCCTGAAACAATAAGCAAAAGAACATTTTTTGCTCCGGTTATCTTATTATCATTCAATAATGGAGAATCTAAAGCTTGTACAACGGCTTCTTTTGCTCTATTTTCACCAACAGAAATAGCAGACCCCATGACAGCCGTTCCGCTTTCTTTAAGAACCGTTCTAGTATCTCTTAAATCTATATTTTGTTTATAATGGTGGGTAATGACTTCTGCTATTCCCTTAGCTGCAGTAGTAAGAACTTCATCCGCTTTTGCAAATCCTGCTTTAAATCCAAGATTTCCATACAATTCTCTCAATTTATCGTTATTAATAACAATTAGAGAATCCACATTTTTTCTTAATGTTTCTATTCCTTTTTGAGCTTGTTGTAATCTCATTTTCCCTTCAAAATGAAATGGAATTGTTACAATCCCTACAGTAAGAATTCCTTTTTCTTTAGAAATACCTGCAATAATTGGAGCGGCTCCAGTTCCAGTTCCTCCTCCCATTCCTGCTGTAATAAAGGTCATTTTTGTATTAGAATCTAAAATACTTTTTATTTCTTCTAGACTTTCTAAGGCTGCTTTTTCTCCTACTTCTGGATCAGCTCCAGCTCCTAACCCTTCTGTAATAGAAGCCCCTAATTGAATTTTTAGGGGTACTGGATTATTATTTAACGCTTGTGCATCCGTATTACACGCTATAAAATCTACACCAGTAATACCTTGTTCAAACATATAACTTAAAGCATTACTTCCTCCACCTCCTACACCAATAACTTTGATAGAAGCTGAACGATTTTTAGAAAATCCAAATGGAACGTTTTCTTTTTTTTGTATAAAATTTTCTTTTTTCATTATTTATTCTGTATCATTCAGTATTTGACGGAACTTATCGGCCCAAATTTCAAGAAAAGATTTAGATTTGTTTTTATTTTTTTTCTTTTTTGTATCCTCAATTTTTGTATCCTCTATTTCCTTATTATTATTGAATCTACGGTTTTTATCATATAATTTTGAAGAAAAGAATTCTGAATTATCATCATATCTAGACTCCATTTCTGTGCAAATATATTTTTTTTTATCTTCAATCCCCTTTATAACTAAACCTATAGATGTAGCATATTCTGGATCACTTATCATTCCGTTCTCTCCTCCTGAAATATGTTCATTAGAATAACCAATACGTACATCCATTCCAGTAATATATTCTGTTAAAGGTCGAATATGTTTTAATTGAGATCCACCCCCTGTCATTA contains the following coding sequences:
- the ftsZ gene encoding cell division protein FtsZ, producing MKKENFIQKKENVPFGFSKNRSASIKVIGVGGGGSNALSYMFEQGITGVDFIACNTDAQALNNNPVPLKIQLGASITEGLGAGADPEVGEKAALESLEEIKSILDSNTKMTFITAGMGGGTGTGAAPIIAGISKEKGILTVGIVTIPFHFEGKMRLQQAQKGIETLRKNVDSLIVINNDKLRELYGNLGFKAGFAKADEVLTTAAKGIAEVITHHYKQNIDLRDTRTVLKESGTAVMGSAISVGENRAKEAVVQALDSPLLNDNKITGAKNVLLLIVSGKIEITIDEIGIISDYIQAEAGNNANIIMGIGEDENLEESISVTIVATGFPTEVQRAINHEEKKIFHRLEEPYKQRLTKIEEIPTYYNSKRIKSIYSKEKTYKRDSVINYNKGKLSLNLNQKKNIINHNDPSSSLVEKQYKRYMLEDNFDLPISYEEKNKILKNNKMKRTHNILLKKENNKHEDIKNF